One stretch of Arachis hypogaea cultivar Tifrunner chromosome 20, arahy.Tifrunner.gnm2.J5K5, whole genome shotgun sequence DNA includes these proteins:
- the LOC112783459 gene encoding calcium/calmodulin-regulated receptor-like kinase 2: MVRQADLVILGVSVGLALGILISCAIFFGIRWYKKRVNIGPSANENSVTTLPIRTNGLGTSTDISASITSSIAPSRYDNVQKNSHFGWWSNQSKDRFASASGILKYSYREIQKATQNFTTSLGQGSFGTVYKATMATGEVVAVKVLAPNSKQGEKEFQTEVLLLGRLHHRNLVNLIGYCVDKGQRILVYQFMSNGSLANLLYGEEKQLSWDDRLQVALDISHGIEYLHEGAVPPVIHRDLKSANILLDHSMRAKVADFGLSKEEVFDGRNSGLKGTYGYMDPAYISTSKLTMKSDIYSFGVIIFELITAIHPHQNLMEYINLAAMDHNGVDEILDKQLVGKCNLGEVRQLAKIAHKCLHKSPKKRPSISEISQGISRIKQRRLRHMMEASMSFASNNFSRAVSRLEDQQLELSRITTRTTISIGETG, translated from the exons ATGGTTCGTCAAGCTGATTTAGTAATTCTTGGTGTCTCTGTTGGTTTGGCCCTTGGAATTCTGATATCTTGTGCCATATTTTTTGGCATAAGGTGGTACAAGAAACGTGTGAATATTGGACCATCTGCAAATGAGAATAGTGTAACAACTCTTCCAATACGAACAAATGGGTTGGGAACAAGCACCGACATCAGTGCTTCTATAACTAGTTCCATAGCTCCATCAAGATATGATAATGTACAGAAAAATTCTCATTTCGGCTGGTGGAGTAATCAAAGCAAAGATCGTTTTGCTTCAGCATCAGGCATTTTAAAGTACTCGTATAG AGAAATTCAAAAGGCAACACAAAATTTCACAACTTCCTTGGGGCAAGGATCATTTGGCACAGTTTATAAAGCCACAATGGCTACAGGGGAGGTGGTAGCTGTGAAGGTTCTTGCGCCTAATTCCAAACAAGGGGAGAAAGAATTCCAAACGGAG GTGCTTCTGCTTGGAAGACTGCATCATCGAAATCTTGTGAATTTGATTGGATATTGTGTAGATAAAGGACAGCGCATACTTGTCTATCAGTTCATGAGTAATGGAAGTTTAGCTAATCTTTTATATG GTGAAGAAAAACAATTGAGTTGGGATGATCGGCTGCAAGTTGCTCTTGATATTTCACATGGAATAGAGTACCTTCACGAAGGG GCAGTTCCACCTGTCATACATCGTGACTTGAAGTCTGCCAACATATTACTAGATCACTCAATGAGAGCTAAG GTTGCTGACTTCGGGCTGTCAAAGGAAGAGGTATTTGATGGCCGGAATTCTGGTCTGAAAGGTACTTATGGTTACATGGACCCCGCGTATATTTCGACAAGCAAGTTAACAATGAAGAGTGACATCTACAGTTTCGGTGTCATAATATTTGAGCTCATCACTGCCATCCACCCACATCAAAACTTGATGGAGTACATTAACCTT GCTGCTATGGATCACAATGGTGTAGATGAAATTCTTGACAAGCAACTCGTTGGAAAATGCAACCTTGGAGAAGTGAGGCAGCTCGCTAAGATTGCACACAAATGCTTGCACAAATCACCTAAGAAACGCCCTTCGATAAGCGAGATTTCACAGGGCATATCGAGGATAAAGCAAAGGCGGCTGCGCCATATGATGGAAGCTTCCATGTCATTTGCCAGCAACAACTTTTCAAGAGCCGTTAGTAGATTGGAAGATCAACAACTTGAGTTGAGTAGAATAACCACCAGAACCACCATTAGCATAGGAGAAACTGGATGA
- the LOC112786479 gene encoding uncharacterized protein: MTHELDRSIVFATLYIPFILVDKGLTSNVSHSVSIDVLSRITVHSCDSIFGDAETRLLMHIIGLLPWLCLQLSKDPVIGSASPLQHQYQKACSVAANIAIWCRAKSLDELATVFMIYSRGEIKSIDNFLACVSPLLCNEWFPRHSTLAFGHLLRLLERGPVEYQRVILLMLKALLQHTPMDAAQSPQIYAIVSQLVESTLCWEALSVLEALLQSCSSLNGAHPHELGSLENGIGGTEEKLLVPQTSFKARSGPLQYSIGSAFGTVSTLTQGGPNESGTSAREARELALQNTRLILGRVLDRSALGRRKDQKKLVPFVANIGNP; encoded by the exons atgactcatgagCTTGATCGCTCTATAGTTTTTGCAACTCTGTATATCCCATTTATTCTTGTAGATAAG GGACTTACGTCAAATGTCAGCCACAGTGTTTCTATTGATGTCCTGTCCCGTATAACAGTGCATTCATGTGATTCTATATTTGGTGATGCTGAGACAAGACTCCTTATGCATATTATAGGATTGCTCCCATGGCTTTGCCTTCAACTCAGCAAAGACCCAGTGATAGGTTCTGCTTCCCCacttcaacatcaatatcaaaaaGCTTGCTCCGTTGCAGCGAATATTGCAATTTGGTGCCGGGCAAAGTCCTTGGATGAACTAGCTACCGTATTTATGATTTACTCTCGAGGTGAGATCAAGAGCATAGATAATTTTCTAGCCTGTGTTTCGCCCCTCCTATGCAATGAATGGTTTCCAAGACATTCAACTTTGGCCTTTGGACACTTGTTAAGGCTACTAGAGAGGGGACCTGTTGAGTATCAACGCGTTATTCTACTTATGCTCAAAGCTCTCCTTCAGCATACTCCAATGGATGCAGCCCAAAGTCCGCAAATCTACGCAATTGTTTCCCAATTGGTGGAAAGCACTCTGTGTTGGGAAGCACTAAGTGTGCTTGAAGCCCTTCTACAAAGTTGCAGTTCATTGAATGGTGCTCACCCGCATGAACTTGGCTCGCTCGAGAATGGAATTGGTGGTACTGAAGAAAAGTTGCTTGTTCCACAGACCTCATTCAAGGCACGCAGCGGCCCTCTGCAGTATAGTATAGGATCAGCATTCGGCACGGTGTCTACACTGACACAGGGTGGACCAAACGAGTCTGGGACGTCAGCAAGAGAGGCAAGAGAGTTAGCTCTGCAGAATACTCGCCTGATTCTAGGGAGGGTATTGGATAGAAGTGCATTAGGTAGGAGAAAGGACCAGAAAAAGTTGGTCCCTTTTGTGGCCAATATTGGTAACCCGTGA
- the LOC112784818 gene encoding rhamnogalacturonan I rhamnosyltransferase 1, whose protein sequence is MMLRWGKEHDHESEEMEVIGFNVLGSGDEGVIKSNNNNKRLVIRSSRIKVWMARAITTVLIWTSVVQIMSIGELWGPRFLKGMPYYCFNHHPSDSSSQAIVEKPFVLPHNRAIVLPPKRIYKNNGYLVVSCNGGLNQMRAAICDMVAIARHLNATLIVPELDKTSFWADPSEFQDIFDVDNFIASLRDEVRILKQLPPRLKRRVKLGLFHSLPPVSWSGISYYEKQILPLLRKHKVLHLNRTDARLANNGLPLEIQRLRCRVNFQALRFTSQIEELGRRIVSILRSRGPFLVLHLRYEMDMLAFSGCTHGCDSKEVEELTRMRYAYPWWKEKVINSELKRQDGLCPLTPEEIALILTALGIDQTYQVYIAAGEIYGGRRRMQNLLSAFPNVVRKETLLEPSDLMYFQNHSSQMAALDYLVSLESDIFIPTYDGNMAKVVEGHRRFLGFKKTIQLDRKILVRLIDQYNNGSLSWDEFSDVVKKVHANRMGSQKRRVVIPERPKEEDYFYSNPQECLQLQDEPLMRST, encoded by the exons ATGATGCTGAGGTGGGGAAAGGAGCATGATCATGAGAGTGAGGAAATGGAGGTGATAGGGTTCAATGTTTTGGGTTCTGGAGATGAAGGTGTAAtcaaatccaataataataataagagattgGTTATAAGGTCTAGTAGGATTAAGGTGTGGATGGCCCGTGCCATAACCACTGTGTTAATTTGGACCAGTGTGGTTCAGATTATGTCAATTGGTGAATTATGGGGTCCAAGATTCTTGAAGGGTATGCCTTATTATTGTTTCAATCACCATCCTTCAGATTCATCTTCTCAGGCCATAGTAGAAAAGCCTTTTGTTCTTCCACATAATAGGGCTATTGTTCTCCCACCCAAAA GGATTTATAAGAACAATGGTTATCTTGTGGTTTCTTGCAATGGAGGGCTCAATCAAATGAGAGCAGCA ATATGTGACATGGTTGCTATTGCTAGACATTTGAATGCAACTCTCATAGTTCCAGAACTGGATAAAACATCTTTCTGGGCTGATCCAAG TGAGTTCCAAGACATATTTGATGTAGATAATTTCATTGCATCATTGAGAGATGAGGTTAGAATATTGAAGCAACTACCACCTAGACTCAAGAGAAGGGTAAAATTGGGATTATTTCATTCATTGCCACCAGTCAGTTGGTCTGGTATATCTTACTATGAAAAACAG ATCCTTCCTCTGTTGAGGAAACACAAGGTTTTGCACCTAAATCGGACCGATGCCCGGCTCGCGAATAATGGACTACCACTGGAGATTCAGAGGCTTCGTTGCAGGGTAAATTTCCAGGCATTGAGGTTTACTTCCCAGATAGAGGAACTTGGTAGAAGAATTGTTAGCATTTTGAGGTCAAGAGGACCATTTCTTGTGCTTCATCTTAGATATGAGATGGACATGTTAGCCTTTTCTGGCTGCACTCATGGATGTGACTCCAAAGAGGTGGAGGAACTCACAAGAATGAG ATATGCTTATCCATGGTGGAAGGAAAAAGTGATTAATTCTGAGCTTAAGAGACAAGATGGTTTATGCCCTTTGACACCAGAGGAAATAGCTCTGATATTGACAGCACTAGGCATAGATCAAACTTATCAAGTTTATATTGCTGCTGGAGAAATATATGGTGGAAGGAGAAGGATGCAAAATTTGCTTTCAGCTTTTCCTAATGTG GTAAGGAAGGAAACTCTGTTGGAACCTTCAGATTTAATGTATTTCCAAAACCACTCATCACAAATGGCTGCATTGGATTATCTTGTGTCACTGGAGAGTGACATATTTATTCCAACATATGATGGTAACATGGCTAAAGTTGTTGAAGGCCATAGAag ATTCCTAGGTTTCAAAAAGACTATACAACTAGATAGGAAGATTTTGGTGCGGCTGATAGATCAATACAACAATGGCTCATTAAGCTGGGATGAATTTTCAGATGTTGTTAAGAAAGTTCATGCTAATAGAATGGGAAGCCAAAAAAGAAGAGTTGTAATCCCAGAAAGACCAAAAGAAgaagattatttttattctaatccTCAGGAATGTTTACAATTGCAAGATGAACCACTGATGAGAAGCACATGA